A genomic stretch from Bordetella sp. N includes:
- a CDS encoding YfiR family protein → MSHVAVKRLFYRFSSRVVTYGLSLGLLSSTPALHAGEAATSPAPAATNVTFAESRAIAQVVTGILGYARWPTPPRPELPVLCITGNSPYAAALLTGDEALATVRARRVAPGDEHIAQMCEALYVGELPAPVLAHLLHGVIGKPVVTLLESEYDPDCTAGAMFCLDAEGAQAGFLINLDIIARSGVRIHPNVLQLARRKPSP, encoded by the coding sequence TTGTCACACGTAGCAGTCAAACGCCTCTTTTACCGTTTCTCGTCGCGTGTCGTCACCTACGGATTGAGCCTGGGGCTGCTATCGAGCACGCCGGCGCTCCACGCAGGCGAAGCCGCCACGTCGCCGGCACCCGCCGCAACGAATGTAACTTTCGCCGAGTCGCGCGCCATTGCCCAGGTGGTGACAGGCATCCTCGGTTACGCCCGCTGGCCCACGCCGCCGCGGCCGGAACTGCCCGTCCTGTGCATCACCGGCAACTCGCCTTACGCGGCCGCCCTGCTGACAGGCGACGAGGCCCTGGCCACCGTCCGCGCCCGCCGGGTGGCGCCCGGCGATGAACACATCGCGCAGATGTGCGAGGCGCTGTACGTGGGTGAGCTGCCCGCCCCCGTATTGGCCCATTTGCTTCACGGCGTCATCGGCAAGCCTGTCGTCACCCTGCTGGAAAGCGAGTACGACCCCGACTGCACCGCGGGCGCCATGTTCTGCCTCGACGCGGAAGGTGCGCAAGCCGGATTCCTGATCAACCTGGACATCATCGCCCGCAGCGGCGTGCGCATACATCCCAATGTGCTGCAGCTGGCACGCCGCAAGCCATCGCCATGA
- a CDS encoding diguanylate cyclase domain-containing protein, whose protein sequence is MTPKPPSSGTRLPTLRDALRRAQVSVTVIAVGLVGLVLTIMGLVALRAYAEHNTGLIARSMLYTAEASVVFHDAPAARDALALIASAEGVGTAIVFDSDGLVLAQWNRASDTSFAWIQQPFERIFTPPPIVTPIVHRGHTVGTLLVTGHPGSMLAFLLKGVAGVLACLIASAMLARAIARRTFEHIVEPLRNLARVAHAVRNERAFAVRLPPAEIAELNALGEDFNALLDQLQAWQNQLQRENATLAHKAAHDSLTGLPNRAHFEERLAQSVHDAGILGQRVAVLFIDSDRFKEINDQQGHASGDAVLVHTAARVRHLLRESDLVARLGGDEFAVLMTPLRDIENARRLAEKILASMRTPIRLPGGTETVSSLSIGIAVYPDHARDARGLFDAADAAMYSAKRLGGDSQASAPALSRSPSDSPPSAPKEQAS, encoded by the coding sequence ATGACACCCAAACCGCCCTCCTCCGGTACCCGCCTGCCCACGCTGCGCGATGCCCTGCGCCGCGCCCAGGTGTCCGTCACTGTCATCGCGGTCGGCCTGGTAGGCCTGGTACTGACCATCATGGGCCTGGTGGCGCTGCGCGCCTATGCCGAACACAACACCGGGCTGATCGCGCGCTCCATGCTGTACACCGCGGAGGCGTCCGTGGTCTTTCATGACGCGCCCGCGGCGCGCGATGCGCTGGCGCTGATCGCCAGCGCCGAAGGCGTGGGCACGGCCATCGTGTTCGACAGCGACGGTCTGGTGCTGGCGCAATGGAATCGCGCGTCCGACACCAGCTTCGCCTGGATCCAGCAGCCCTTCGAACGCATCTTCACGCCCCCGCCCATCGTCACGCCCATCGTGCATCGCGGCCATACGGTGGGCACCCTGCTGGTGACCGGACATCCAGGCAGCATGCTGGCCTTTTTGCTGAAAGGCGTGGCCGGCGTGCTGGCCTGCCTGATCGCCAGCGCCATGCTGGCGCGGGCCATCGCGCGGCGGACCTTTGAACACATCGTCGAGCCCCTGCGCAATCTGGCGCGCGTCGCCCACGCGGTCCGCAACGAAAGGGCTTTCGCCGTGCGCCTGCCCCCCGCCGAGATCGCCGAACTGAATGCGCTGGGCGAGGACTTCAATGCCTTGCTGGACCAATTGCAGGCCTGGCAGAACCAGTTGCAGCGGGAGAACGCCACCTTGGCCCACAAGGCGGCGCACGACAGCCTGACCGGGCTGCCCAATCGCGCCCATTTCGAGGAGAGACTGGCGCAGTCCGTTCACGACGCCGGCATATTGGGCCAGCGCGTGGCCGTGCTGTTCATCGACAGCGACCGCTTCAAGGAGATCAACGATCAGCAGGGCCACGCCTCGGGCGACGCGGTACTGGTCCACACTGCCGCGCGCGTACGCCATCTCTTGCGCGAAAGCGATCTGGTGGCACGCCTGGGCGGCGACGAATTCGCGGTCTTGATGACGCCCCTGCGCGATATCGAAAACGCCCGCCGCCTTGCTGAAAAAATCCTGGCCAGCATGCGCACGCCCATCCGCCTGCCGGGCGGGACCGAAACGGTCAGCTCGCTGAGCATAGGCATCGCCGTCTATCCCGACCACGCCAGGGACGCGCGAGGCCTGTTCGACGCCGCCGATGCCGCCATGTACAGCGCCAAGCGCCTGGGCGGCGACAGCCAGGCATCGGCGCCGGCGCTGTCCCGTTCACCATCCGACTCTCCCCCCTCCGCACCCAAGGAGCAAGCATCGTGA
- a CDS encoding OmpA family protein, with amino-acid sequence MNATSPSLARAAGAMVIALSTLLLAACQSVPQGLTPAQVAVLKEEGFSQTDEGWEFGISDKVLFDTDQAVVKPASVDNIKRLASRLLDVGLNRMRLDGHTDNRGSDAHNQQLSERRAQAVADIVIAAGMPAANVLVRGQGAGHPVADNGSAAGRAENRRVAVVIVTP; translated from the coding sequence GTGAACGCTACCTCGCCTTCCCTCGCCCGCGCCGCCGGCGCCATGGTCATCGCGCTGAGTACCCTGTTGCTGGCCGCCTGCCAGAGCGTGCCGCAAGGACTGACGCCGGCCCAGGTCGCCGTGCTGAAGGAAGAAGGTTTTTCGCAGACCGACGAGGGCTGGGAATTCGGTATCTCGGACAAGGTGCTGTTCGACACCGACCAGGCCGTGGTCAAGCCGGCCAGCGTGGACAACATCAAACGTCTGGCGAGCCGGTTGCTGGACGTCGGCTTGAACCGTATGCGGCTGGACGGGCATACCGACAATCGCGGCAGCGATGCGCACAATCAGCAGTTGTCCGAGCGCCGCGCCCAGGCCGTGGCCGACATCGTGATCGCGGCCGGCATGCCGGCCGCGAACGTGCTTGTGCGCGGCCAGGGCGCCGGGCATCCGGTGGCCGACAATGGCAGTGCGGCCGGCCGGGCCGAGAACCGCCGCGTGGCGGTGGTCATCGTGACGCCTTAG
- a CDS encoding alpha-D-ribose 1-methylphosphonate 5-triphosphate diphosphatase, whose protein sequence is MTTTLLTHARVVLPDAVLENSAVLIEDGHIAAIEPVGARAAREVDLQGQILMPGMIDLHCDAIEKEAEPRSRVLFPFDFAVAQVDRRNAAAGISTPYHALSFANREWGVRNNDTAGELIRAVHAFRQHGLVDNRIHCRYEISDETALPVLQALIEEGMVDLLSVMDHSPGQGQFKTLEAYLDYVMGNHGFSREQAEEAARTKLAGMEGAAKRVEVLLAQAHAAGVPTASHDDDSVHRIAAMRNLGVSMSEFPINLDTAKAAVSCGLPTILGAPNVLRGQSQSGSMRAIDAIRAGVASCLCSDYQPSTLVAAAFAAADQAGLTLSQASALVAGNPAQACGLTDRGHIRVGLRADLIAVNLVNGQPLVSHTWSGGRLAFSAHYPVAAATTHATPPRIQAVAA, encoded by the coding sequence ATGACGACCACGTTATTGACCCACGCCCGCGTGGTACTGCCCGATGCCGTGCTGGAAAACAGCGCGGTGCTGATCGAGGACGGCCACATCGCCGCCATCGAACCCGTGGGCGCGCGCGCCGCGCGGGAGGTGGATCTGCAAGGCCAGATCCTGATGCCGGGCATGATAGACCTGCATTGCGACGCCATCGAAAAGGAAGCCGAGCCGCGCTCGCGAGTATTGTTCCCGTTCGATTTCGCGGTGGCGCAGGTGGACCGCCGCAATGCCGCGGCCGGCATCAGCACGCCTTACCACGCGTTGTCCTTCGCCAACCGCGAATGGGGCGTGCGCAACAACGATACGGCCGGCGAACTGATCCGCGCCGTGCATGCCTTCCGCCAGCATGGGCTGGTCGACAATCGCATCCATTGCCGCTATGAAATCAGCGATGAAACGGCGCTGCCGGTGCTGCAGGCACTGATCGAAGAGGGCATGGTGGACCTGCTGTCCGTCATGGATCATTCGCCGGGGCAGGGGCAGTTCAAGACCCTGGAAGCGTATCTGGACTATGTGATGGGCAATCATGGTTTCAGCCGCGAGCAGGCCGAGGAAGCCGCGCGGACGAAACTGGCCGGCATGGAAGGCGCCGCGAAGCGAGTGGAAGTGCTGCTGGCACAGGCGCACGCGGCCGGGGTGCCCACGGCCAGCCATGACGACGACTCCGTGCATCGCATCGCCGCCATGCGCAACCTGGGCGTGTCGATGAGCGAGTTTCCCATCAATCTGGATACCGCGAAGGCGGCGGTTTCTTGCGGGCTGCCCACGATACTTGGGGCGCCCAATGTGTTGCGCGGGCAGAGCCAGAGCGGTTCGATGCGTGCCATCGACGCGATCCGCGCCGGCGTCGCCAGCTGCCTTTGCTCGGACTATCAGCCGTCCACGCTGGTGGCCGCGGCCTTCGCCGCCGCGGACCAGGCCGGGCTGACGTTGTCGCAGGCCAGCGCGCTGGTGGCCGGGAATCCGGCACAGGCTTGCGGGCTGACCGACCGGGGGCATATTCGTGTCGGCTTGCGGGCGGATCTGATCGCCGTGAACCTGGTGAATGGGCAGCCTTTGGTCAGCCACACCTGGAGCGGTGGCCGCCTGGCTTTCTCTGCACACTATCCTGTGGCGGCAGCGACCACCCACGCCACTCCCCCGCGTATCCAGGCGGTAGCAGCGTGA
- the phnL gene encoding phosphonate C-P lyase system protein PhnL, which translates to MTQAQTMMEVRGVHKMFTLHNQGGIRLPVFENVDFDAASGECLVLSGPSGTGKSTLLRCLYGNYLTTAGTIRVRDGEQWVTLTGAPEQRILRLRRDVIGYVSQFLRAIPRVSALDVVAEPLRQRGAAIDESRERAAVLLARLRLPERLWRLPPATFSGGEQQRVNIARGLVGGHPVLLLDEPTASLDADNRAVVVELIREAKAEGRCLIGIFHDEAVRDAVASRVLAIKPAAPVAAAALTE; encoded by the coding sequence ATGACACAAGCACAGACGATGATGGAAGTCCGCGGGGTCCACAAGATGTTCACCCTGCACAACCAGGGCGGTATTCGCCTGCCCGTGTTCGAGAACGTCGACTTTGACGCCGCGAGCGGCGAATGCCTGGTGTTGTCGGGGCCGTCCGGCACGGGCAAGAGCACCTTGCTGCGCTGCCTCTACGGCAACTACCTGACCACGGCCGGCACCATCCGCGTGCGTGACGGCGAGCAATGGGTGACGCTGACCGGCGCGCCGGAGCAGCGCATCCTGCGCCTGCGCCGGGACGTGATCGGCTACGTCAGCCAGTTCCTGCGCGCGATCCCGCGGGTGAGCGCGCTGGACGTGGTGGCCGAGCCCTTGCGTCAGCGCGGCGCCGCCATCGACGAATCGCGTGAACGCGCGGCCGTGCTGCTGGCGCGTCTGCGCCTGCCCGAACGCCTGTGGCGCCTGCCGCCCGCCACGTTCTCCGGTGGTGAGCAACAACGCGTGAATATCGCGCGCGGCCTGGTCGGTGGTCATCCCGTCCTGCTGCTGGACGAACCCACGGCATCGCTGGATGCCGACAACCGCGCCGTGGTGGTGGAGCTGATACGTGAAGCCAAGGCCGAGGGCCGCTGCCTGATCGGCATCTTCCACGACGAAGCGGTACGCGATGCCGTCGCCAGCCGGGTGCTGGCCATCAAACCCGCCGCGCCCGTAGCCGCGGCCGCCTTGACGGAGTAA
- the phnK gene encoding phosphonate C-P lyase system protein PhnK, with translation MNGTGLNDSDIDQPLLSVRDLTHTWDGVHGCREINFDLYPGEVLCIVGESGSGKSTLLQAVSCQVDAQHGSVLYDLREQGPTDLASLSGAQRRLLARTDWGYVRQHARDGLRMQVSAGANIAERLMAIGQRHYGDLREVAGNWLHKMEIDVGRLDDAPASFSGGMQQRLQIARNLVTHPRLVFMDEPTASLDVSVQARLLDLLRQLVADLGLAAIVVTHDLAVARLLAHRTLVMRGGHVVESGLTDQILDDPQHPYTQLLVSSILQS, from the coding sequence ATGAACGGAACAGGCTTGAACGACAGCGATATCGACCAGCCTTTGCTGTCGGTGCGTGATCTGACCCACACCTGGGACGGCGTGCACGGCTGCCGCGAAATCAATTTCGACCTCTATCCCGGCGAAGTGCTGTGCATCGTGGGCGAGTCGGGTTCCGGCAAGAGCACGCTGCTGCAGGCGGTGTCCTGCCAGGTCGACGCCCAGCACGGCAGCGTCCTGTACGACCTGCGCGAGCAAGGGCCGACCGACCTGGCCAGCCTGTCGGGCGCGCAGCGCCGCCTGCTGGCCCGCACCGATTGGGGTTATGTGCGCCAGCATGCGCGTGACGGCCTGCGCATGCAGGTCAGCGCCGGCGCCAACATCGCCGAACGCCTGATGGCCATCGGCCAGCGCCATTACGGCGATTTGCGCGAAGTGGCCGGCAACTGGCTGCACAAGATGGAAATCGACGTCGGCCGCCTGGACGACGCCCCGGCGTCCTTCTCGGGCGGCATGCAACAGCGCCTGCAGATTGCCCGCAACCTGGTGACGCACCCGCGCCTGGTCTTCATGGACGAGCCCACCGCGTCGCTGGACGTGTCGGTGCAGGCGCGCCTGCTGGACCTGTTGCGCCAACTGGTGGCCGACCTGGGCCTGGCCGCCATCGTGGTCACGCATGACCTGGCGGTGGCGCGCCTGCTGGCGCACCGCACGCTGGTGATGCGCGGCGGCCATGTCGTCGAAAGCGGCCTGACGGACCAGATCCTGGACGATCCGCAGCATCCCTACACCCAACTGCTCGTCTCCTCCATTCTGCAGAGCTGA
- a CDS encoding alpha-D-ribose 1-methylphosphonate 5-phosphate C-P-lyase PhnJ yields the protein MDTPAPQDAATVARDPHYNFAYLDESTKRMLRRALLKAVAIPGYQVPFGSREMPLPYGWGTGGIQVTAAIIGEDDVLKVIDQGSDDTTNAVNIRRFFGRVAGVRTTDSTPAATIIQTRHRIPETPLRAGQIMVFQVPIPEPLRWLEPSEVETRTMHSLAEYGGMHVKLYEDIAHHGHIATTYDYPVLVNDRYMMRPSPIPKFDNPKMDGSPALMLFGAGREKRVYAVPPYTKVKSLDFDDHPFTIERWTHHCSLCGSHDSFLDEIILDDEGTRNFVCSDTEYCATRREEQA from the coding sequence ATGGACACTCCCGCCCCGCAGGACGCCGCCACCGTGGCGCGCGATCCGCACTACAACTTCGCCTACCTGGACGAATCGACCAAGCGCATGTTGCGCCGCGCCTTGCTCAAGGCCGTCGCCATCCCAGGCTACCAGGTGCCGTTCGGCAGCCGTGAGATGCCCTTGCCTTACGGCTGGGGCACCGGCGGCATCCAGGTGACCGCCGCCATCATCGGTGAGGACGATGTCCTCAAGGTGATCGACCAAGGTTCGGACGACACCACCAACGCCGTCAACATCCGCCGCTTCTTCGGCCGCGTCGCCGGCGTGCGCACCACGGACTCGACCCCCGCCGCGACCATCATCCAGACCCGCCATCGCATCCCCGAAACGCCGCTGCGCGCGGGCCAGATCATGGTGTTCCAGGTGCCCATTCCCGAACCGCTGCGCTGGCTGGAGCCGAGCGAGGTGGAGACCCGCACCATGCACTCCCTGGCCGAATACGGCGGCATGCATGTGAAGCTGTACGAGGACATCGCGCATCACGGCCACATCGCCACTACCTACGACTACCCCGTGCTGGTGAACGACCGCTACATGATGCGGCCGTCGCCCATCCCCAAGTTCGACAATCCCAAGATGGATGGCAGCCCGGCGCTGATGCTGTTCGGCGCGGGCCGCGAGAAGCGCGTCTATGCCGTGCCGCCGTACACCAAGGTGAAGAGCCTGGACTTCGACGACCACCCCTTCACCATCGAACGCTGGACGCATCACTGCAGCCTGTGCGGCTCGCACGACAGCTTTCTCGACGAAATCATCCTGGACGACGAAGGCACCCGCAACTTCGTCTGCTCGGACACGGAATATTGCGCCACCCGGCGCGAGGAACAGGCATGA
- a CDS encoding carbon-phosphorus lyase complex subunit PhnI codes for MYVAVKGGERAILNSYRMLDSFRRGDPAVPALTLAQIREQMPLAVDRVMAEGSLYDPYLAALALKQAAGDVVEAVFLLRAYRTTLPRFGYSVPLETTRMNLRRRISATFKDLPGGQVLGPTYDYTQRLLDFSLEDDAAPVVATPAAASATPAAEPLASSMPRVTDLLERESLMEPEAIPAGDPAPFDLTREPMAFPATRAARLQNLARADEGFLLAMGYSTQRGYGNTHPFVAEIRYGSLEVELFVEELGFAVTIGEIDLTECQMVSQFTGKAHQVPTFTRGYGLVFGYGERKAMSMSLMDRSLRAQELGEAATSPANDHEFVLYHSDNVEASGFTQHLKLPHYVDFQSSLALLRRIQAERAGNAAPASTAPTANTQSAESRADGSVNGGGEPSAAEPALAPADAEAQQA; via the coding sequence ATGTACGTTGCCGTCAAGGGAGGCGAACGCGCCATCCTCAATTCTTACCGCATGCTGGACAGCTTCCGGCGCGGTGATCCCGCGGTGCCCGCCCTGACCCTGGCACAGATCCGCGAACAAATGCCGCTGGCCGTGGATCGCGTGATGGCCGAGGGCTCCTTGTATGACCCGTATCTGGCGGCGCTGGCCCTGAAACAGGCCGCGGGCGATGTGGTCGAGGCCGTGTTCCTGCTGCGCGCCTATCGCACCACGCTGCCGCGCTTCGGCTACAGCGTGCCGCTGGAAACCACCCGCATGAATCTGCGGCGCCGTATCTCGGCAACGTTCAAGGACTTGCCGGGCGGCCAGGTACTGGGCCCGACCTATGACTACACGCAGCGCCTGCTGGACTTCTCGCTGGAAGATGACGCGGCGCCTGTGGTTGCAACCCCGGCTGCAGCCTCGGCGACCCCGGCCGCCGAACCCCTGGCCAGCAGCATGCCGCGCGTCACCGACCTGCTGGAGCGCGAATCCCTGATGGAGCCGGAAGCCATTCCCGCCGGCGATCCCGCTCCCTTCGACCTGACGCGCGAGCCCATGGCCTTCCCCGCCACGCGGGCCGCGCGCCTGCAGAACCTGGCGCGCGCCGATGAAGGCTTTCTGTTGGCCATGGGCTATTCGACGCAACGGGGCTATGGCAACACCCATCCCTTCGTGGCGGAGATCCGCTACGGGTCGCTGGAAGTGGAGCTGTTCGTGGAAGAACTCGGCTTCGCCGTCACCATCGGCGAGATCGACCTGACCGAGTGCCAGATGGTCAGCCAGTTCACCGGCAAGGCGCATCAGGTGCCGACCTTCACGCGCGGTTACGGCCTGGTGTTTGGCTACGGCGAGCGCAAAGCCATGTCGATGTCCCTGATGGACCGCTCCCTGCGCGCGCAGGAGCTGGGCGAGGCGGCGACGTCACCGGCCAACGACCATGAGTTCGTGCTGTATCACAGCGACAACGTGGAAGCGTCGGGCTTCACCCAGCATTTGAAGCTGCCGCACTACGTCGACTTCCAGTCCAGTCTTGCCTTGCTGCGCCGTATTCAGGCCGAGCGCGCGGGCAACGCGGCGCCGGCGTCGACCGCACCCACCGCCAACACGCAAAGCGCGGAAAGCCGCGCTGACGGCAGTGTGAACGGTGGCGGGGAACCCAGCGCGGCCGAGCCCGCCCTGGCCCCCGCGGACGCCGAAGCGCAACAGGCATGA